The following coding sequences lie in one Rutidosis leptorrhynchoides isolate AG116_Rl617_1_P2 chromosome 6, CSIRO_AGI_Rlap_v1, whole genome shotgun sequence genomic window:
- the LOC139854612 gene encoding uncharacterized mitochondrial protein AtMg00810-like has translation MIYLDSNYDIIMRAGLSNSNSVTTPLDTCGKTSSKTGKPYLNPTQYRSLAAALQYLTFTRPDISYAVQQVCLHMHDPKDIHMLALKRIVRYLIGTPTLGLHIHKSKMPSLVAFTDADWGGCPDTRRSTSGYCVYYGDNLISWSSKRQATLC, from the coding sequence ATGATATATCTAGATTCAAACTACGACATCATCATGCGTGCTGGGTTATCTAATAGTAATTCTGTCACCACTCCTTTAGACACATGTGGCAAGACGAGCTCCAAAACAGGAAAACCATATCTTAATCCCACGCAATATCGTAGCTTAGCAGCTGCCTTACAGTATTTGACATTTACCCGTCCGGATATCTCATACGCGGTTCAACAAGTTTGTTTACATATGCATGACCCGAAAGACATCCACATGTTAGCACTCAAACGCATTGTGCGTTACTTGATCGGTACGCCTACTCTTGGTTTACACATACATAAATCCAAGATGCCTTCCCTGGTTGCATTTACTGACGCAGATTGGGGTGGATGTCCTGACACTCGACGTTCCACTTCGGGTTATTGTGTTTATTATGGTGATAATCTTATTTCATGGTCCTCCAAACGCCAAGCTACTTTGTGTTAG